The nucleotide sequence TAAGTATCTTATTAAATGATAAAAATTTGATGAACAAAGCAATTCATTATTTTATAATAACTTTAAGTTTATAAATTTCTAAATTAATTCTGCATGTGAAAATATGAATCAGATAAAAACTATATTTAAAAATGTTAGTTGGGTCACTTTATCTCAAATAGTTACAAATGTTTTTGCATTTTTTTGGACAATCCTCATTGCAAGATATTTGGGAGTAACACAATATGGGATTTTTTCATTTGTACTTTCTTTAGTAATGATTATTGGAATTGGTGAAGACATAGGTATTACAACATACACCACTCGGGAATTAGCACGTAATAGGTCACTCACTCAAAAATTTATAAATAATATTTTGCCAATAAAATTAATCTTATCTTTAATTTTACTAGTATTAACAATAGTTTCATTACATCTGTTAGGTTATGATTTATTAACTCTTGAATTAACGTTCATTATATTCTTTGAAACAATATTCTTAACTAATGCTAATTTTTTATCAGGAGTTTTTCAAGCGCATGAAAACTTAAAGCCAAGTTCTATTGGATCAATAATATGTAGTTCAGTATTGCTCACTTCAACTGTTATAGTGGTGATATTCGATTTAGGGGTTGTTTGTATAGCTATTTCTTATGTATTAGCGAATTTATGTTTCTTTGCCTATTTATTTAAAAATATTTGGAATGTTTTCGAATTTCCAAAATTTGATTTTGATTTTAATTTTTGGAGAAAAGCTATTCTAAAATCATTACCCTTCGGTTTAACTATGTTTTTTTATGGTATTTATTTCTCTATTGATGTTGTTATGATTTCTTGGTTGGCAAATGATTATGCAACTGGATTATATAATGCAGTATATAAAATTATTTCTGTATTTTCAGCATTTTATTTAGTTTATCAATATGTAATTTATCCATTAATGAGTAAATTATATTCTAAAGATCCAAATCTTTTAAAATTAAGTTTTAATCAATCTATTAAATATTCATTATTGATTTTATTGCCGATAATTATTGGAATGTATTTCTATTCCCCATATCTAATTGATTTAATTTATACTAATCAGTATGCTTTAGCTTCTCTGGCTATGCAAATACTTATTTGGGCAGTCATATTTTTATTTATTAATGGTGTAGCAACATCCTTGCTAAATTCTATAGGAAAAGAATTCAGTGTAACAAAAATCTATATTATGGCCGCTATATTTAATGTTGCTTTAAATTATTTATTAATTCCGAAATATACGTATATCGGTGCATCAGTAGCTACTGTGTTAAGTGAAATATTAATTTTAGGGCTTATGATGTATGCAATATCTAAAACTGACTATAAACCTGATGTTTCCTTATTAAAAACAGTTATAAAATTAGTCATTAGTGGAATGATCCTAGGCATTGTTTTATATTACATTAATGTTTCATTATGGTTAGCAATCCCAATTGGTCTTGTTGTATATGTTTTTGCTTTATTTATCACTCATTCTATTGATGATACTGATAAACTCATAGTTAATGAATTATTGAATAGATAATTTTCATATTTTAAAACTATAACTATTTTATAAAGGAATCATAAATAGTATTATAGTAATAAATTTATCTAATTTTTTTATTTTTCATAATACTCTTCGGGTGTTTAAATATGGGTTTATTTGACAATATTAGAAGTTTAGGCGGTCGTAAATCCAATAATTCAAGACCAGTCATATATGCTTCTACTATAAGCAAATTGAACAGAAAGTTCAAAAATAGGGAAAAAGCAACCTCATATTTAGCTTCTAATATGCACAATTTTTATATTTCATCATCCAAATTCAACAAAGGGCTTCAAATCAAAAACCTTTTTAGGAAAGTTGAAATTGAACTTCCAGATGACGGTTTCATCTATTTTTTGGATGAACTGAAAAACTTGAATTTTGATGGAAAGGTTTTAAATGGTGTTACAGTAGACTACTCTAAAATCTTAAGTGCTTCCATTTATGATTATAATGAAATCTATTTCCATCCTAAGGGCGCTCGTGGATTTGCCCGTGATTTAAGTTCTGATTTTAATAATGATCAATTAGATATGCTTGATGGCATAGAATT is from Methanobrevibacter ruminantium and encodes:
- a CDS encoding flippase yields the protein MNQIKTIFKNVSWVTLSQIVTNVFAFFWTILIARYLGVTQYGIFSFVLSLVMIIGIGEDIGITTYTTRELARNRSLTQKFINNILPIKLILSLILLVLTIVSLHLLGYDLLTLELTFIIFFETIFLTNANFLSGVFQAHENLKPSSIGSIICSSVLLTSTVIVVIFDLGVVCIAISYVLANLCFFAYLFKNIWNVFEFPKFDFDFNFWRKAILKSLPFGLTMFFYGIYFSIDVVMISWLANDYATGLYNAVYKIISVFSAFYLVYQYVIYPLMSKLYSKDPNLLKLSFNQSIKYSLLILLPIIIGMYFYSPYLIDLIYTNQYALASLAMQILIWAVIFLFINGVATSLLNSIGKEFSVTKIYIMAAIFNVALNYLLIPKYTYIGASVATVLSEILILGLMMYAISKTDYKPDVSLLKTVIKLVISGMILGIVLYYINVSLWLAIPIGLVVYVFALFITHSIDDTDKLIVNELLNR